Proteins encoded by one window of Dioscorea cayenensis subsp. rotundata cultivar TDr96_F1 chromosome 20, TDr96_F1_v2_PseudoChromosome.rev07_lg8_w22 25.fasta, whole genome shotgun sequence:
- the LOC120251827 gene encoding multisite-specific tRNA:(cytosine-C(5))-methyltransferase trm4b isoform X1, with product MADSTPEQSSTPPLPRAFLDFLEENGIDPSIYVKGDTIPRYIRLKPGCENLVPGIEAELACELERVDWLPGFYAVPPQIKIASSEAYKSGKIYGMDAASGAAVLALDVSEGDHVLDLCAAPGAKLCMLSDLLGNSGSLTGVDVSRDRLAACRTMLLKYTLGDRCRLFIADGTSFSLLPLRPSMNVKSCVINGDGVASTFGEWTSKRSYKDRKNASKLKNSIGSQLALATSEPELFFYGKNSGVVGLQRTELFSVADNAEASNLGYDKVLVDAECTHDGSIKHIQKFEHWGWKTLDHRVLDAKRTNSLMHLQLQLLTNGFKLLKAGGTLVYSTCSLTFAQNEDVVERFLIKNHSAELQGVDAAKNWPCRSGRIPHTLRFDPNTSQTSGLFVAKFIKNYSKNAKEMNQLEKFTRIA from the exons ATGGCGGATTCCACGCCGGAGCAGTCATCCACGCCGCCGCTTCCACGCGCTTTCCTCGATTTCTTAGAGGAAAACGGCATCGATCCATCCATATATGTCAAGGGGGATACAATCCCTCGCTATATAAG GTTGAAGCCTGGATGTGAAAATTTGGTTCCTGGGATTGAAGCAGAGCTTGCATGTGAGCTTGAGAGGGTTGACTGGTTGCCTGGATTCTATGCAGTGCCGCCGCAGATCAAAATTGCTAGCTCAGAGGCATACAAGTCTGGGAAG ATTTATGGAATGGATGCAGCATCGGGAGCTGCTGTTTTGGCATTGGACGTCTCAGAGGGAGATCATGTACTTGACTTGTGTGCAGCTCCAG GTGCTAAGCTATGCATGCTGTCAGATCTACTTGGTAACTCAGGATCATTAACTGGTGTTGATGTTTCAAGAGATAGGCTTGCAGCTTGTCGGACTATGCTACTAAAATATACGCTTGGGGATCGTTGCAGGCTCTTCATTGCAGATGGAACGTCATTTTCCCTCTTACCTTTGAGGCCTTCTATGAATGTGAAATCAT GTGTCATTAATGGGGATGGTGTTGCAAGTACATTTGGTGAATGGACGTCTAAGAGATCATACAAAGATCGGAAGAACgcatctaaattaaaaaattcaattggTTCTCAGCTTGCACTTGCAACATCAGAAccagaattatttttttatggaaaaaattcAGGGGTAGTTGGTTTACAAAGGACTGAGTTATTTTCTGTTGCAGATAATGCAGAGGCTTCAAATTTAGGCTATGACAAG GTTCTTGTGGACGCAGAGTGTACTCATGATGGATCAATCAAGCACATTCAGAAGTTTGAGCATTGGGGATGGAAAACTCTTGACCATCGAGTTCTAGACGCAAAAAGAACCAACAGCTTGATGCACCTTCAG TTGCAGCTTCTTACCAATGGTTTCAAATTGTTAAAAGCTGGCGGCACGCTTGTATACAGTACCTGCAG TCTAACCTTTGCACAAAATGAGGATGTGGTGGAGCGGTTCCTCATAAAAAATCACTCAGCTG AATTACAAGGGGTTGATGCTGCCAAGAATTGGCCCTGTAGGAGTGGGAGAATCCCACATACCTTGCGTTTTGATCCAAATACATCTCAAACAAGTGGCCTTTTTGTTGCAAAGTTCATTAAG aATTATTCCAAGAATGCAAAAGAGATGAATCAGCTCGAAAAGTTCACACGCATTGCTTGA
- the LOC120251827 gene encoding multisite-specific tRNA:(cytosine-C(5))-methyltransferase trm4b isoform X2 — protein MADSTPEQSSTPPLPRAFLDFLEENGIDPSIYVKGDTIPRYIRLKPGCENLVPGIEAELACELERVDWLPGFYAVPPQIKIASSEAYKSGKIYGMDAASGAAVLALDVSEGDHVLDLCAAPGAKLCMLSDLLGNSGSLTGVDVSRDRLAACRTMLLKYTLGDRCRLFIADGTSFSLLPLRPSMNVKSCVINGDGVASTFGEWTSKRSYKDRKNASKLKNSIGSQLALATSEPELFFYGKNSGVVGLQRTELFSVADNAEASNLGYDKVLVDAECTHDGSIKHIQKFEHWGWKTLDHRVLDAKRTNSLMHLQLQLLTNGFKLLKAGGTLVYSTCSLTFAQNEDVVERFLIKNHSAELQGVDAAKNWPCRSGRIPHTLRFDPNTSQTSGLFVAKFIKDCFFVALHV, from the exons ATGGCGGATTCCACGCCGGAGCAGTCATCCACGCCGCCGCTTCCACGCGCTTTCCTCGATTTCTTAGAGGAAAACGGCATCGATCCATCCATATATGTCAAGGGGGATACAATCCCTCGCTATATAAG GTTGAAGCCTGGATGTGAAAATTTGGTTCCTGGGATTGAAGCAGAGCTTGCATGTGAGCTTGAGAGGGTTGACTGGTTGCCTGGATTCTATGCAGTGCCGCCGCAGATCAAAATTGCTAGCTCAGAGGCATACAAGTCTGGGAAG ATTTATGGAATGGATGCAGCATCGGGAGCTGCTGTTTTGGCATTGGACGTCTCAGAGGGAGATCATGTACTTGACTTGTGTGCAGCTCCAG GTGCTAAGCTATGCATGCTGTCAGATCTACTTGGTAACTCAGGATCATTAACTGGTGTTGATGTTTCAAGAGATAGGCTTGCAGCTTGTCGGACTATGCTACTAAAATATACGCTTGGGGATCGTTGCAGGCTCTTCATTGCAGATGGAACGTCATTTTCCCTCTTACCTTTGAGGCCTTCTATGAATGTGAAATCAT GTGTCATTAATGGGGATGGTGTTGCAAGTACATTTGGTGAATGGACGTCTAAGAGATCATACAAAGATCGGAAGAACgcatctaaattaaaaaattcaattggTTCTCAGCTTGCACTTGCAACATCAGAAccagaattatttttttatggaaaaaattcAGGGGTAGTTGGTTTACAAAGGACTGAGTTATTTTCTGTTGCAGATAATGCAGAGGCTTCAAATTTAGGCTATGACAAG GTTCTTGTGGACGCAGAGTGTACTCATGATGGATCAATCAAGCACATTCAGAAGTTTGAGCATTGGGGATGGAAAACTCTTGACCATCGAGTTCTAGACGCAAAAAGAACCAACAGCTTGATGCACCTTCAG TTGCAGCTTCTTACCAATGGTTTCAAATTGTTAAAAGCTGGCGGCACGCTTGTATACAGTACCTGCAG TCTAACCTTTGCACAAAATGAGGATGTGGTGGAGCGGTTCCTCATAAAAAATCACTCAGCTG AATTACAAGGGGTTGATGCTGCCAAGAATTGGCCCTGTAGGAGTGGGAGAATCCCACATACCTTGCGTTTTGATCCAAATACATCTCAAACAAGTGGCCTTTTTGTTGCAAAGTTCATTAAG GACTGCTTTTTTGTGGCATTGCACGTCTAA
- the LOC120251827 gene encoding multisite-specific tRNA:(cytosine-C(5))-methyltransferase trm4b isoform X3 yields MADSTPEQSSTPPLPRAFLDFLEENGIDPSIYVKGDTIPRYIRLKPGCENLVPGIEAELACELERVDWLPGFYAVPPQIKIASSEAYKSGKIYGMDAASGAAVLALDVSEGDHVLDLCAAPGAKLCMLSDLLGNSGSLTGVDVSRDRLAACRTMLLKYTLGDRCRLFIADGTSFSLLPLRPSMNVKSCVINGDGVASTFGEWTSKRSYKDRKNASKLKNSIGSQLALATSEPELFFYGKNSGVVGLQRTELFSVADNAEASNLGYDKVLVDAECTHDGSIKHIQKFEHWGWKTLDHRVLDAKRTNSLMHLQLQLLTNGFKLLKAGGTLVYSTCSLTFAQNEDVVERFLIKNHSAELQGVDAAKNWPCRSGRIPHTLRFDPNTSQTSGLFVAKFIKVAT; encoded by the exons ATGGCGGATTCCACGCCGGAGCAGTCATCCACGCCGCCGCTTCCACGCGCTTTCCTCGATTTCTTAGAGGAAAACGGCATCGATCCATCCATATATGTCAAGGGGGATACAATCCCTCGCTATATAAG GTTGAAGCCTGGATGTGAAAATTTGGTTCCTGGGATTGAAGCAGAGCTTGCATGTGAGCTTGAGAGGGTTGACTGGTTGCCTGGATTCTATGCAGTGCCGCCGCAGATCAAAATTGCTAGCTCAGAGGCATACAAGTCTGGGAAG ATTTATGGAATGGATGCAGCATCGGGAGCTGCTGTTTTGGCATTGGACGTCTCAGAGGGAGATCATGTACTTGACTTGTGTGCAGCTCCAG GTGCTAAGCTATGCATGCTGTCAGATCTACTTGGTAACTCAGGATCATTAACTGGTGTTGATGTTTCAAGAGATAGGCTTGCAGCTTGTCGGACTATGCTACTAAAATATACGCTTGGGGATCGTTGCAGGCTCTTCATTGCAGATGGAACGTCATTTTCCCTCTTACCTTTGAGGCCTTCTATGAATGTGAAATCAT GTGTCATTAATGGGGATGGTGTTGCAAGTACATTTGGTGAATGGACGTCTAAGAGATCATACAAAGATCGGAAGAACgcatctaaattaaaaaattcaattggTTCTCAGCTTGCACTTGCAACATCAGAAccagaattatttttttatggaaaaaattcAGGGGTAGTTGGTTTACAAAGGACTGAGTTATTTTCTGTTGCAGATAATGCAGAGGCTTCAAATTTAGGCTATGACAAG GTTCTTGTGGACGCAGAGTGTACTCATGATGGATCAATCAAGCACATTCAGAAGTTTGAGCATTGGGGATGGAAAACTCTTGACCATCGAGTTCTAGACGCAAAAAGAACCAACAGCTTGATGCACCTTCAG TTGCAGCTTCTTACCAATGGTTTCAAATTGTTAAAAGCTGGCGGCACGCTTGTATACAGTACCTGCAG TCTAACCTTTGCACAAAATGAGGATGTGGTGGAGCGGTTCCTCATAAAAAATCACTCAGCTG AATTACAAGGGGTTGATGCTGCCAAGAATTGGCCCTGTAGGAGTGGGAGAATCCCACATACCTTGCGTTTTGATCCAAATACATCTCAAACAAGTGGCCTTTTTGTTGCAAAGTTCATTAAGGTAGCAACATAG
- the LOC120251827 gene encoding multisite-specific tRNA:(cytosine-C(5))-methyltransferase trm4b isoform X4 produces MADSTPEQSSTPPLPRAFLDFLEENGIDPSIYVKGDTIPRYIRLKPGCENLVPGIEAELACELERVDWLPGFYAVPPQIKIASSEAYKSGKIYGMDAASGAAVLALDVSEGDHVLDLCAAPGAKLCMLSDLLGNSGSLTGVDVSRDRLAACRTMLLKYTLGDRCRLFIADGTSFSLLPLRPSMNVKSCVINGDGVASTFGEWTSKRSYKDRKNASKLKNSIGSQLALATSEPELFFYGKNSGVVGLQRTELFSVADNAEASNLGYDKVLVDAECTHDGSIKHIQKFEHWGWKTLDHRVLDAKRTNSLMHLQLQLLTNGFKLLKAGGTLVYSTCRITRG; encoded by the exons ATGGCGGATTCCACGCCGGAGCAGTCATCCACGCCGCCGCTTCCACGCGCTTTCCTCGATTTCTTAGAGGAAAACGGCATCGATCCATCCATATATGTCAAGGGGGATACAATCCCTCGCTATATAAG GTTGAAGCCTGGATGTGAAAATTTGGTTCCTGGGATTGAAGCAGAGCTTGCATGTGAGCTTGAGAGGGTTGACTGGTTGCCTGGATTCTATGCAGTGCCGCCGCAGATCAAAATTGCTAGCTCAGAGGCATACAAGTCTGGGAAG ATTTATGGAATGGATGCAGCATCGGGAGCTGCTGTTTTGGCATTGGACGTCTCAGAGGGAGATCATGTACTTGACTTGTGTGCAGCTCCAG GTGCTAAGCTATGCATGCTGTCAGATCTACTTGGTAACTCAGGATCATTAACTGGTGTTGATGTTTCAAGAGATAGGCTTGCAGCTTGTCGGACTATGCTACTAAAATATACGCTTGGGGATCGTTGCAGGCTCTTCATTGCAGATGGAACGTCATTTTCCCTCTTACCTTTGAGGCCTTCTATGAATGTGAAATCAT GTGTCATTAATGGGGATGGTGTTGCAAGTACATTTGGTGAATGGACGTCTAAGAGATCATACAAAGATCGGAAGAACgcatctaaattaaaaaattcaattggTTCTCAGCTTGCACTTGCAACATCAGAAccagaattatttttttatggaaaaaattcAGGGGTAGTTGGTTTACAAAGGACTGAGTTATTTTCTGTTGCAGATAATGCAGAGGCTTCAAATTTAGGCTATGACAAG GTTCTTGTGGACGCAGAGTGTACTCATGATGGATCAATCAAGCACATTCAGAAGTTTGAGCATTGGGGATGGAAAACTCTTGACCATCGAGTTCTAGACGCAAAAAGAACCAACAGCTTGATGCACCTTCAG TTGCAGCTTCTTACCAATGGTTTCAAATTGTTAAAAGCTGGCGGCACGCTTGTATACAGTACCTGCAG AATTACAAGGGGTTGA